One region of Mucilaginibacter gotjawali genomic DNA includes:
- a CDS encoding homoserine O-acetyltransferase family protein, which translates to MNTEIFKYNKSFKLESGKQLPELQIGFNTYGTLNKNRDNVVWVCHALTANSDVFDWWKGLFGEHDHFNPAEYFIVCANIIGSAYGSTNPLSINPVTGHPFYLAFPQFTVRDMVKAHQLLADHLQIDHIEILLGGSLGGQQAAEWAISEPDRIKNLILIATNAKHSAWGIAFNESQRLAISADRTFYSNTPDGGKKGLKAARSIALLSYRNYKTYGITQQEEKDSLVDGYKASSYQNYQGEKLVNRFNAYSYWYLSKSMDSHNVGRGRRGVEKALSLIKARTLVIGIKSDVLFPIEEQQYLFRHISKSAFAELDSFYGHDGFLIETEALTNIITSFFKTDVKGKIIELQRTA; encoded by the coding sequence ATGAATACAGAAATATTTAAATACAATAAGTCATTCAAACTGGAGTCGGGCAAGCAATTGCCTGAACTCCAGATTGGATTTAATACCTACGGAACTTTAAATAAAAACCGCGACAACGTTGTTTGGGTTTGCCATGCACTTACCGCAAACTCGGATGTTTTTGACTGGTGGAAAGGGCTTTTTGGTGAACACGACCATTTTAACCCCGCTGAATATTTTATTGTTTGTGCCAACATCATCGGCTCTGCTTATGGCAGTACTAATCCGCTGAGCATCAACCCGGTTACAGGTCACCCGTTTTATCTGGCATTTCCTCAATTTACAGTTAGGGATATGGTGAAAGCCCATCAGCTGTTAGCTGATCATTTGCAGATCGATCATATCGAAATACTTTTAGGCGGATCATTAGGAGGACAACAGGCCGCTGAATGGGCCATCAGTGAACCTGATCGCATTAAAAACCTGATCCTTATAGCCACAAACGCTAAACATTCAGCCTGGGGCATCGCCTTTAATGAGTCGCAGCGCCTTGCCATCAGCGCTGACCGTACATTTTATTCCAATACACCGGATGGCGGCAAAAAGGGATTGAAAGCGGCGCGGAGCATTGCACTGCTATCCTATCGCAATTATAAAACATACGGTATTACCCAGCAGGAAGAAAAAGACAGCCTTGTTGATGGTTATAAAGCATCCTCGTACCAGAATTACCAGGGCGAAAAATTGGTAAACAGGTTCAATGCATACAGCTACTGGTACCTGTCCAAAAGTATGGATTCGCACAACGTAGGCCGTGGCCGGCGTGGGGTTGAAAAGGCGTTGAGCCTGATCAAAGCACGCACACTGGTTATCGGCATTAAATCAGATGTACTATTCCCTATTGAAGAACAACAATACCTGTTCAGGCATATCTCAAAATCAGCCTTTGCCGAATTGGATTCCTTTTACGGGCATGATGGATTTTTAATTGAAACAGAAGCATTAACTAACATAATCACCTCCTTTTTTAAGACAGACGTAAAAGGGAAAATAATTGAATTGCAACGTACCGCGTAA
- a CDS encoding homoserine dehydrogenase — MSKKLNIGLFGFGVVGQGLYDIIKTKNLNLEIKKIAIKDPHKERSLPSHLFTTERDELLNHPEINTIVELINDTEAAFEIVSRALSSGKNVVSASKKMIALHLDELIALQHKYGTSLLYEGAVCGSIPIIRNLEEYYDNELLHSISGIFNGSSNYILSKGFLENLDYDSALKQAQDLGFAETDPTSDVGGYDAKYKLVIAAAHAYGVIVQPDDVFNLGIQNLSAYDLQYAREKNLKIKLVPVAKELDDRHVALFVLPKFVNDKEFLYNVEYEYNGVIVQAAFADQQFFFGKGAGGHPTGSAVLSDIAALRYDYQYEYKKAKERKDLNFTNNIELNIYLRYEDEKLVELLNFSHIHERYYSGTYKYVIGKINLQSLIDNQQVIAENKAFVAFADQLAGVNLAAEVKQTAEVL; from the coding sequence ATGAGTAAAAAATTAAATATAGGGCTATTTGGCTTTGGCGTAGTTGGCCAGGGCTTGTATGACATTATTAAAACCAAAAATCTAAACCTGGAGATCAAAAAAATCGCCATAAAAGATCCGCATAAGGAACGCTCTCTTCCCTCCCATTTATTTACAACCGAAAGGGACGAGTTGTTAAACCACCCTGAGATCAACACCATTGTTGAATTGATTAATGATACCGAAGCTGCATTTGAAATTGTATCGAGGGCATTGAGTTCGGGTAAAAATGTAGTATCGGCCAGCAAAAAAATGATCGCCCTGCATTTGGATGAATTGATCGCATTGCAGCACAAATACGGCACTTCGCTATTATACGAAGGTGCGGTTTGCGGCAGTATCCCCATCATCCGCAACCTGGAAGAATATTATGACAATGAATTACTGCATTCCATCAGCGGGATATTCAACGGATCATCCAACTATATCCTTTCAAAAGGCTTTCTTGAAAACCTGGATTATGATTCAGCGCTAAAACAGGCCCAGGATCTTGGATTTGCTGAAACCGACCCAACGAGCGATGTTGGCGGATATGATGCCAAATACAAACTGGTGATTGCGGCTGCCCATGCCTATGGTGTAATTGTACAACCCGACGACGTATTTAATTTAGGCATCCAAAACCTGAGCGCTTACGACCTGCAATATGCGCGCGAAAAAAACCTTAAAATAAAGCTGGTACCAGTAGCTAAAGAATTGGATGACCGGCATGTAGCCTTGTTTGTATTACCAAAATTTGTAAACGATAAGGAGTTTTTATACAATGTGGAATACGAATATAACGGCGTAATTGTACAGGCTGCTTTTGCCGATCAGCAATTCTTTTTTGGTAAGGGCGCGGGCGGCCACCCAACCGGCTCCGCGGTATTGTCAGATATAGCAGCTTTACGGTACGATTACCAGTATGAATACAAAAAAGCGAAGGAACGTAAAGACTTGAATTTCACCAATAATATAGAACTGAACATTTACCTGCGCTATGAAGATGAGAAATTGGTTGAATTGCTAAATTTTTCCCATATCCACGAACGCTATTATTCAGGCACTTATAAATATGTGATCGGTAAGATCAACCTGCAAAGCCTGATCGATAACCAGCAGGTGATAGCTGAAAACAAAGCCTTCGTCGCTTTTGCTGATCAGCTTGCAGGGGTTAACCTGGCTGCAGAAGTAAAGCAAACTGCTGAAGTACTCTGA
- a CDS encoding tetratricopeptide repeat-containing sensor histidine kinase, translated as MRRNLLLVLLFTMVWSVASAQKNNVDSLTKAYRKNRQDTTLVQLLNNKASYVFLTTNSDSGMNCLTKGLALSRKIHYKDGEVRSQLGIATILSRRGDLPQSFKIIFDLLPQAIAINDQRAVAQCYNNLGQDYGILKDYKKALAYQFMFKAAAEKAYLTDLMQVAYNNIARQYLDQRMADSAEYYTKKGYNIDKHSANDGYLIRNFGAVQMLRKNYVKAIAFFRKSVLGIPKMDDHYLLSEDYRRMAEAYEQLLRRDSCIYFAKKAVDEANLNKNPDLVMKASMLLKDQYRLVNDYKNAFDYQQIMLKAQDSLFSQRKTLQIQTLTLNQEQQKRDAEAAQQAYQNKVQRYTLLGIITVFVLIAGILLFANGQRKKANKALEQRNGQIEAQHKALEKTVSDLKNTQTQLIQSEKMASLGELTAGIAHEIQNPLNFVNNFSEVNTELIDEMEQEISKGDMEEVKAIAQNIKENQQKISQHGKRADFIVKGMLQHSRNHSGERQFTNINILADEFLKLSYHGLRAKDKSFNAEMTTHFDENIPVISIVQQDIGRVLLNLFNNAFYAVNQKSKTAGTGYKPEVTVSTTVENSRVVIKVKDNGIGIPEAIKEKIMQPFFTTKPTGEGTGLGLSLTYDMVVKGHGGLITVESNENIFTEITVSIPLI; from the coding sequence ATGAGAAGAAACCTATTGCTAGTATTGTTATTTACAATGGTATGGAGCGTTGCCTCCGCGCAAAAAAACAATGTTGACAGTTTAACAAAAGCCTATCGAAAAAACAGGCAGGATACCACGCTGGTACAACTCCTTAATAACAAAGCCTCCTACGTTTTCCTTACAACCAATTCTGATTCGGGGATGAACTGTCTGACAAAAGGACTGGCGCTCTCCCGAAAAATTCATTATAAGGATGGAGAAGTTCGCTCACAATTGGGTATCGCAACAATCCTGAGCAGAAGAGGCGACCTGCCACAATCGTTTAAGATCATTTTTGATCTGCTACCCCAGGCCATTGCCATCAATGATCAGCGGGCCGTAGCCCAGTGTTACAACAATCTTGGCCAGGACTATGGCATACTAAAGGATTACAAAAAGGCCCTGGCTTACCAATTTATGTTTAAAGCCGCTGCAGAAAAAGCATATTTAACTGATCTGATGCAGGTGGCGTACAACAATATTGCCAGGCAATACCTTGATCAGCGGATGGCGGACTCAGCAGAATATTATACAAAAAAGGGTTACAATATAGATAAGCATAGCGCTAATGATGGCTACCTGATCCGCAATTTTGGGGCTGTGCAGATGCTGAGAAAAAACTATGTAAAGGCAATTGCCTTTTTCAGAAAAAGTGTATTGGGCATCCCCAAAATGGACGATCACTACTTATTGAGCGAGGACTACCGAAGGATGGCAGAGGCGTACGAGCAATTGTTGCGCCGCGACTCATGCATCTACTTTGCTAAAAAGGCTGTGGACGAAGCCAACCTGAATAAAAACCCCGACCTGGTAATGAAGGCAAGCATGCTATTGAAGGATCAGTACCGATTAGTTAACGACTATAAAAATGCATTTGATTACCAGCAGATCATGCTGAAAGCACAGGACAGTTTATTCAGTCAGCGAAAAACGCTGCAGATACAAACCCTGACGCTAAACCAGGAGCAGCAAAAGCGCGATGCCGAAGCGGCCCAACAAGCCTACCAAAACAAAGTACAGCGATATACCCTATTAGGTATTATAACTGTTTTTGTGTTGATCGCCGGCATACTTTTATTTGCCAATGGCCAGCGTAAAAAGGCAAATAAAGCGCTTGAGCAGCGTAACGGGCAAATTGAAGCGCAACACAAGGCCCTCGAAAAAACAGTGTCTGATCTGAAAAACACCCAAACCCAATTAATCCAGTCCGAGAAAATGGCATCACTTGGCGAACTTACCGCAGGTATCGCCCACGAGATCCAAAACCCGCTCAATTTTGTCAATAATTTTTCAGAAGTAAATACCGAACTTATTGATGAAATGGAGCAGGAAATTTCCAAAGGCGATATGGAGGAAGTAAAGGCCATCGCGCAAAACATCAAAGAAAACCAGCAAAAGATCAGCCAGCATGGCAAACGGGCTGATTTTATTGTGAAAGGCATGCTGCAGCATTCACGCAACCATAGCGGCGAAAGGCAGTTTACCAATATCAATATTTTGGCTGATGAGTTTTTAAAACTTTCCTACCACGGTTTGCGAGCCAAAGACAAAAGCTTTAACGCCGAAATGACGACACATTTTGACGAAAATATACCCGTTATCAGTATTGTGCAGCAAGACATTGGCCGCGTTTTGCTCAACCTGTTTAACAATGCTTTTTATGCGGTTAACCAGAAATCGAAAACCGCCGGAACAGGTTACAAGCCGGAAGTAACTGTTTCTACAACCGTTGAAAACAGCCGGGTGGTTATCAAAGTAAAGGATAACGGTATCGGCATACCAGAAGCGATAAAAGAGAAGATCATGCAGCCATTTTTCACCACAAAGCCTACCGGTGAAGGTACGGGGTTGGGCCTTTCATTAACATATGATATGGTGGTGAAAGGACACGGCGGTTTAATAACCGTTGAAAGTAATGAAAACATATTTACAGAGATTACGGTTTCGATACCTTTAATATGA
- a CDS encoding ATP-binding protein, which translates to MKLYKIWLLSAVLLLANGNLSFAQTAGKHIFQLSKLSAVDTVLNGWLFKTGDKPQYALPAYNDDEWTQFDPGAELYTFKYPGQTCWLRLHLNIDTALQTNEFALMANQNVASQVYVDGKLFKSYGTVSASPVAYNPLNYPENIQLSAGPHVIAVKFILPGEYMHLHTTVYSSNILIFSINKYTNAIKNYQEEEVQIDRVNGENLWLMGIFFILTITHIILYLYHRSQKAHLYYSGITFVLLCDTWLNVTLQTQHSLVAAYWLNNLGNLTFAGFIFLPLTIYAIFGYRNRVVLKLILAISCICLLTMFFNNEYEAILFFYFIPICNAIECIRVAILARKNKQRGAIFIITGSSLFLVLLGLQNSVPGFAGEVLFVLTLLSLPIGMTIFLAIQTAMTYSALEINLAEVQALSDKNLQYQLEKQQLLADQNETLERQVAERTAELSTTLDNLKATQQQLIQAEKMASLGELTAGIAHEIQNPLNFVNNFSEVSIELLDELKQEAETGNKEEVIAIAGDLTQNLEKINHHGRRADAIVKGMLQHSQSGSGTKEPTNINTLSNEYLRLSYHGLRSKDKSFNAETITHFDEELPLIKVVPQDIGRVLLNIFNNAFYAVNKKQKTAGEGYKAEVSVTTCLENGQLNIWVKDNGVGIPAGIKGKIMQPFFTTKPTGEGTGLGLSLTYDIVVNGHGGSITVNSVEGEGSEFIIQLPIV; encoded by the coding sequence ATGAAATTATATAAAATTTGGCTATTGTCTGCCGTTTTACTTTTGGCAAACGGAAATCTTTCGTTTGCGCAAACTGCGGGGAAACATATATTTCAGCTCAGTAAGCTTTCAGCGGTTGATACAGTGCTGAATGGTTGGCTGTTTAAAACGGGCGATAAACCGCAATATGCCCTACCCGCATATAACGACGACGAGTGGACACAATTTGACCCGGGTGCCGAACTTTACACTTTTAAGTACCCCGGGCAAACTTGCTGGCTAAGGCTCCATCTTAATATAGATACTGCCCTGCAAACAAATGAGTTTGCACTGATGGCCAATCAAAATGTAGCATCGCAGGTATATGTGGACGGAAAGTTGTTTAAAAGCTATGGTACTGTTTCTGCCTCCCCGGTAGCCTATAATCCACTTAATTATCCTGAAAACATTCAACTATCGGCAGGGCCGCATGTAATTGCCGTTAAGTTTATCCTGCCCGGGGAATACATGCACCTGCACACGACTGTTTATAGCAGCAATATTTTAATTTTCAGTATTAATAAATACACTAATGCGATAAAAAACTACCAGGAGGAAGAAGTTCAAATAGACCGCGTTAACGGCGAAAACCTGTGGCTGATGGGGATTTTCTTTATCCTTACCATTACGCATATCATTTTATACCTTTACCACCGCAGTCAGAAAGCGCATCTTTATTACAGCGGTATAACTTTCGTTTTACTGTGCGATACATGGCTCAACGTCACGCTGCAAACGCAGCATTCACTGGTTGCCGCATACTGGCTAAATAACCTGGGCAACTTAACCTTCGCAGGTTTTATTTTTCTGCCGCTAACTATCTATGCCATTTTCGGTTACCGCAATCGCGTCGTCCTTAAACTTATCCTGGCTATCTCATGCATTTGCCTGCTTACAATGTTTTTTAACAATGAATATGAAGCCATCTTGTTTTTTTACTTTATACCCATATGCAATGCAATAGAGTGTATCCGGGTGGCCATATTGGCAAGGAAAAATAAGCAGCGCGGCGCCATATTCATTATTACAGGCAGTTCATTGTTCCTTGTACTGCTTGGTTTGCAAAACAGTGTTCCCGGTTTTGCGGGGGAGGTGCTATTTGTCCTTACCTTACTCAGCCTGCCCATTGGGATGACTATCTTTTTGGCTATACAAACTGCCATGACTTACAGCGCACTGGAAATTAACCTGGCCGAGGTGCAGGCGCTTTCCGACAAAAACCTGCAATACCAACTGGAAAAACAGCAACTATTAGCCGATCAGAATGAAACGCTGGAACGACAGGTCGCAGAGCGCACTGCCGAACTAAGCACCACATTAGATAACCTGAAAGCCACGCAGCAACAACTCATCCAGGCAGAAAAAATGGCGTCCCTGGGCGAACTTACAGCAGGTATCGCCCACGAGATACAGAACCCGCTCAACTTCGTCAACAACTTCTCGGAAGTAAGTATTGAACTGCTGGACGAACTGAAACAGGAAGCTGAAACCGGCAACAAGGAAGAGGTAATTGCAATTGCAGGTGACCTTACCCAAAATCTCGAAAAAATAAACCATCATGGCCGGCGTGCCGATGCCATTGTAAAAGGCATGCTGCAGCACAGCCAGTCGGGTAGCGGAACGAAAGAACCGACTAATATCAATACGCTTTCAAACGAGTATTTACGCCTCTCGTACCATGGTTTGCGTTCAAAAGATAAGTCATTCAATGCGGAAACAATAACGCATTTTGATGAAGAACTCCCTCTAATAAAAGTGGTACCCCAGGATATCGGGCGTGTACTGCTCAATATTTTCAACAACGCCTTCTATGCCGTTAACAAAAAGCAAAAAACCGCTGGTGAAGGCTATAAAGCTGAAGTTTCGGTAACTACCTGCCTCGAAAACGGGCAGTTAAACATCTGGGTAAAAGATAATGGAGTGGGCATTCCCGCAGGCATTAAAGGGAAAATTATGCAGCCATTTTTCACAACCAAACCAACGGGTGAGGGCACCGGCCTGGGTTTATCCTTAACTTATGATATTGTGGTTAATGGGCATGGTGGAAGTATAACCGTTAATAGTGTTGAAGGCGAAGGATCGGAGTTTATTATTCAATTGCCGATAGTTTAA